The region GGAGCATGGCGCAGAACACGGGGCTCGGCTGGCTGCTCGACGACCTGACCGAGCGCGTCGAACACGTACGGCACGCTTTGGTGCTGTCCAACGACGGGCTGGTGACCGGCGCGAGCACAGGACTTCGACGTGAGGACGCCGAGCACCTCGCGGCGGTCTCGTCGGGTCTGCACAGCCTGGCGAAGGGTTCAGGTCGGTACTTCGGCGCCGGTCAGGTGCGCCAGACGATGATCGAGTTCGACGACGCGGTACTTTTCGTCACCGCGGCGGGCGCGGGCAGCTGCCTGTGTGTTCTCAGCGCCGCGGAAGCCGACATCGGCCAGGTCGCCTACGAGATGACACTGCTCGTCAACCGTGTCGGCGAACACCTCGGCGTGGACGTCCGCCAACCGGAACGTCCGTCTTCTGTAGACCTCTGACCTGCGGATACGTCATCGCGGTCAGAGTTATCCACAGGCTCGCCGCGAGATCCGCCGAACCGGCTACGGTTTTTCTCGAAGCAAGCGCCCGACGGCGCGAGCACCTCACTCCACGGGGGAGAACCGTCATGTCCGGCAACACCATCACGCAGTCCACCGCCTCGCAGTCCACCACCTTGCAGGCCACGGCATCGAGGGCCGCCACATCGTCGCTCGGGCGCGCCGCGCGAGAACTGGAGCTCAAGCGCGGCGAGTTCGACCTCGCCCTGCATCTCGGATGCATCCGCACCGTTCCCGACGAGGGGGGAGGCGGACGCCGCGTCACCCGTGCGGAGATCGAGCGGGTGCGCTCCAAGGACGGCTTCCCCGAGGCATTGCGGGAACGCATCAAGGCCGTCGGCACCACGGAGGGCGCAGCGCTCATGGGCGTGACGGCCGCCAGGTTCACGCGCTTCGCGCGCTTGGGTCTGGTGGTGCCCGTGAAGTTCTATCTGAACCGGTACAGGGCTGTGGTCTGGCTGTATCTGGGCGAAGAACTTCGCCAGTTCGGGGCGGACGAGCAGAACGTCCCGCTGCTGAAGGGCCGTACACCCGAGGGACTCCGCGATCAGCTGGAAGCCGGCTTGGACCTCCGCCCTCGCAACTGGCGCGGCCGGCACATGGGATTCCTGCTGCGGCAGACCGAGGACCCCTGGGCGCGGGCCGCGATCGTGGCCTCCCTGCTCGACCCCGTTCAGGTGGCCGAGATTGTCAGGGACCCGTACGAGCGCGCGTATCTGAACCGCTTCCGGCCCGAGCGGGCCTCCCACGGCGCCGCGCCGGACACTCCTGCCGCGCACCTCGTCTCGCGCATCATGACGGCCGAGGATCCCGACGAGATCAGCTGGCTCCGTGCCGATCTGGGCCAGGCGCTCGTCGAGGCCCGAGAGCTCCGCCCCGCACCCCGCCCGACCCCCAAGGCCCCGCTGACGCCGGTCTCCCCTTCGGCCGCGGCTCCGGCGGCCTCGCGACCGCGGGAAGCCGTCCTCGACGACCGGGCCCCGAGCGTGGAGCCCGAGCGGCCACGGAGGCTCCTCGGGTGGCTGCGCCGCAGAAACCCCTGACGGGGCGCTCCTACCCGCGACGCCCTGACGAGTCCTCCCCGGACGGCTTCTTCCCGGGGGGACGGGCCCATTCCTGTATCCCTACAGCGCCCGGAAAAGTCCCTCCTGGACGACCGAGACGAGCAGGCGTCCCTCCAGGTCGTAGATGCGCCCGCGGGCCAGCCCGCGCCCGCCCGTCGCGATCGGCGACTCCTGGTCGTACAGGAACCACTCGTCCGCGCGGAACGGCCGGTGGAACCACATCGCATGGTCGAGCGAGGCCATGTCGAAGCCGCGCGGACCCCACAGCGGCTCCACCGGGATGCGGACGGCGTCCAGGAGGGTCATGTCGCTCGCGTAGGTGAGGGCGCAGGTGTGCACAAGCGGTTCGTCGCCCAGTGGCCCGACGGCACGCATCCACACCGCGCTGCGCGGCTCCGCGTCCTTGATCTCCTCCGGGGTCCAGCGCAGTCCGTCCACATACCGGATGTCGAACGGCTGACGGCGCGCCATGCGCTCCAGCGACTCGGGAAGCGCGCCCAGATGCTCGGTTATCTCCTGCGAGACCGTCGGCAGCGACTCCGGGTGCGGGATCTCACGGGCCGGCGGCAGCTGGTGCTCGAAGCTTCCGTCCTCAGGCTTGTGAAAGGAGGCGGTCAGATTGAAGATCG is a window of Streptomyces mirabilis DNA encoding:
- a CDS encoding roadblock/LC7 domain-containing protein, producing the protein MAQNTGLGWLLDDLTERVEHVRHALVLSNDGLVTGASTGLRREDAEHLAAVSSGLHSLAKGSGRYFGAGQVRQTMIEFDDAVLFVTAAGAGSCLCVLSAAEADIGQVAYEMTLLVNRVGEHLGVDVRQPERPSSVDL
- a CDS encoding DUF6397 family protein gives rise to the protein MSGNTITQSTASQSTTLQATASRAATSSLGRAARELELKRGEFDLALHLGCIRTVPDEGGGGRRVTRAEIERVRSKDGFPEALRERIKAVGTTEGAALMGVTAARFTRFARLGLVVPVKFYLNRYRAVVWLYLGEELRQFGADEQNVPLLKGRTPEGLRDQLEAGLDLRPRNWRGRHMGFLLRQTEDPWARAAIVASLLDPVQVAEIVRDPYERAYLNRFRPERASHGAAPDTPAAHLVSRIMTAEDPDEISWLRADLGQALVEARELRPAPRPTPKAPLTPVSPSAAAPAASRPREAVLDDRAPSVEPERPRRLLGWLRRRNP
- a CDS encoding acyl-CoA thioesterase, with the protein product MTNPAERLVDLLDLEQIEVNIFRGRSPDEKLQRVFGGQVAGQALVAAGRTTEGDRPVHSLHAYFLRPGRPGVPIVYQVERVRDGRSFTTRRVTAVQQGRTIFNLTASFHKPEDGSFEHQLPPAREIPHPESLPTVSQEITEHLGALPESLERMARRQPFDIRYVDGLRWTPEEIKDAEPRSAVWMRAVGPLGDEPLVHTCALTYASDMTLLDAVRIPVEPLWGPRGFDMASLDHAMWFHRPFRADEWFLYDQESPIATGGRGLARGRIYDLEGRLLVSVVQEGLFRAL